One window of the Endomicrobium proavitum genome contains the following:
- the lgt gene encoding prolipoprotein diacylglyceryl transferase, with protein sequence MYPILIKIGEFSIYSYGFFVALGFLFAVLYLSKVIKKTKIISKDELYSLAVYLIIAAVVGARVLYELVENFSGFISDPLDVFRVWQGGLVFYGGLIAAVLVFIFYAVKNKKPLLKLSDIFAPAIALGHFFGRLGCFFAGCCYGKPTSQPWAVVFTDPETLAQPVAGLHVHPTQLYEALGNFALFAVLALYNKKEHKAGKTLAFYLTGYAVLRFIIEFFRDDYRGGDFLGLSVSQIISIFMFAAGIAVLLKLRFKNKK encoded by the coding sequence ATGTATCCTATACTTATAAAAATCGGAGAATTCTCAATATACTCTTACGGTTTTTTTGTGGCTCTTGGCTTTCTTTTTGCGGTATTGTATCTTTCAAAAGTTATTAAGAAAACAAAAATTATTTCCAAAGACGAATTATATTCGCTTGCCGTTTATTTAATTATTGCGGCAGTTGTAGGCGCAAGAGTTTTATACGAACTTGTAGAAAATTTCAGCGGTTTTATTTCAGACCCGTTAGACGTTTTTAGAGTTTGGCAGGGCGGTCTTGTTTTTTACGGCGGCTTAATAGCTGCGGTTTTAGTTTTTATTTTCTACGCGGTTAAAAATAAAAAACCTCTTTTAAAGTTAAGCGATATTTTTGCCCCTGCCATAGCTTTGGGACACTTTTTCGGAAGGCTCGGCTGTTTTTTTGCCGGCTGCTGCTACGGAAAACCTACAAGCCAACCGTGGGCTGTAGTTTTTACAGATCCTGAAACTTTAGCGCAGCCTGTTGCAGGGCTGCACGTTCACCCTACGCAGCTTTATGAAGCGCTGGGAAATTTTGCGCTGTTTGCAGTTCTTGCGCTTTACAATAAAAAAGAGCATAAAGCCGGAAAAACGCTTGCGTTTTATCTTACAGGGTATGCCGTTTTAAGATTTATAATTGAATTTTTCAGAGACGATTACAGAGGCGGAGATTTCTTGGGGCTTTCCGTATCGCAGATAATTTCAATATTTATGTTTGCTGCGGGAATTGCCGTTTTGTTGAAGTTAAGATTTAAAAATAAAAAATAA
- a CDS encoding RluA family pseudouridine synthase, whose product MIKKSAQKITYEKFERERVDSFLAETFKDYSRSYFHKLIVGGKIFVNGKTVLPSAKLKHGDVIEFEFAKEQTSGFIKPEKIPLDIIFEDADIIIVNKQPGIVVHPSYGHESGTLLNALTAHAKGKYNPYLVHRLDKDTSGLIIFAKNEKAKISISKQLQNRAVRKIYNAAVKGTIVENQGRIEAPLGRSPQNRKLMTVNPTAKKMAITEFKVIARRDGYTLVEVHIITGRTHQIRSHMKYINHPVIGDAQYGGPETVDGKTYNRQMLHAYNVTFTHPRTCKTVKFFAPLPKDIKEIFDA is encoded by the coding sequence ATGATAAAAAAATCTGCGCAAAAAATAACATATGAAAAATTTGAAAGGGAACGAGTAGATTCTTTTCTTGCGGAAACTTTTAAAGATTACTCCCGCTCGTATTTTCATAAGCTTATTGTCGGCGGAAAAATTTTTGTCAACGGCAAAACTGTTTTGCCAAGCGCTAAATTAAAACATGGCGACGTAATTGAATTTGAGTTTGCAAAAGAGCAAACGTCGGGCTTTATAAAGCCTGAAAAAATTCCTCTTGATATAATTTTTGAGGATGCCGATATAATAATTGTCAACAAACAGCCCGGTATTGTTGTTCACCCGTCTTACGGTCATGAATCGGGAACGCTTTTGAATGCTTTAACGGCTCACGCAAAAGGAAAATATAATCCGTATCTTGTTCACAGGCTTGATAAAGACACGTCGGGGCTTATAATTTTTGCAAAAAATGAAAAAGCAAAAATAAGCATTTCAAAACAGCTTCAAAACAGAGCCGTCAGAAAAATATATAATGCCGCCGTTAAAGGCACCATTGTTGAAAATCAGGGAAGAATAGAAGCGCCTCTGGGGCGTTCTCCGCAAAACAGAAAACTAATGACGGTAAATCCTACGGCAAAAAAAATGGCTATAACCGAGTTTAAAGTTATTGCCCGCAGAGACGGATACACTCTTGTAGAAGTTCATATTATTACCGGAAGAACGCATCAAATAAGAAGCCATATGAAATATATCAACCACCCCGTAATAGGCGACGCGCAATACGGCGGTCCGGAAACTGTTGACGGCAAAACATATAACAGGCAAATGCTTCACGCTTATAACGTAACTTTTACTCATCCCCGCACATGTAAAACCGTTAAGTTTTTTGCTCCTTTGCCAAAAGACATAAAAGAAATTTTTGATGCCTAA
- a CDS encoding YggS family pyridoxal phosphate-dependent enzyme, with the protein MISENINFIRKSIDAASSVYGQNVELIAVTKTFPYTDVSQALKCSIKHIGESKIQEAIPKFAALNGELNGIWKHFIGHLQSNKAKKAVENFDLIHSLDSLSLAQDINRHAQNINKVQNCLIEVKVSKEDTKTGVRPDDVESFYNSCKNLSNVSIKGLMVITPLGSTPEESRNYFRSIHSLFKKLQFDNANFGILSMGMSDDYITAVEEGATMVRVGSAIFGKRDYGNK; encoded by the coding sequence ATGATATCGGAAAATATCAATTTTATTAGAAAATCAATAGATGCGGCAAGCTCTGTTTACGGGCAAAATGTAGAACTTATAGCGGTTACAAAAACGTTTCCTTATACGGATGTTTCGCAGGCTTTAAAATGCTCAATTAAACATATAGGCGAAAGCAAAATTCAAGAAGCTATTCCAAAATTTGCCGCGCTTAACGGCGAGCTTAACGGTATTTGGAAACATTTTATCGGACACCTTCAATCCAACAAAGCAAAAAAAGCCGTAGAAAATTTTGATTTAATACACTCTCTTGACAGTTTAAGCCTTGCCCAAGACATTAACAGACACGCGCAAAATATAAATAAAGTTCAAAATTGTCTTATAGAAGTTAAAGTTTCAAAAGAAGATACCAAAACCGGAGTTCGCCCCGACGACGTTGAAAGTTTTTACAATAGCTGTAAAAATTTATCCAACGTTTCTATAAAAGGGCTTATGGTTATAACGCCGCTTGGCTCAACGCCGGAAGAGTCAAGAAATTATTTCAGAAGCATTCACTCGTTATTTAAAAAACTTCAGTTTGACAACGCAAATTTCGGAATTCTTTCGATGGGAATGTCTGACGATTATATAACAGCGGTAGAGGAGGGCGCCACTATGGTTCGCGTAGGTTCGGCTATATTCGGCAAAAGAGATTATGGAAATAAGTAA
- the proC gene encoding pyrroline-5-carboxylate reductase — MEISKKLFFIGSGNMAQAIISGLVQSKLVRPENIVCNDVVKDKLEAVAQKFAVAIAENKGEAIIGSDIIFLSVKPQNMPQVFEEIKHFVKKGAIIISIAAGITTKFIEDSIAKEVGVIRAMPNTPALVLEGTTALCKGRYVSDEQLIKAKTLFEAIGKAEILPEDKFDVITALSGSGPAYVFYLCELMQKAAEKLGLDAATAEKFAVQTIYGAGKMLDITKTPAAKLKEIVKSPNGTTEAALKHFEAQKLEEIVEKAMSEAVRRSKELSR; from the coding sequence ATGGAAATAAGTAAAAAACTTTTTTTTATCGGTTCGGGAAATATGGCGCAGGCAATTATTTCGGGGCTTGTTCAGTCTAAACTTGTGCGTCCTGAAAACATTGTTTGCAACGACGTAGTAAAAGACAAACTTGAAGCCGTCGCGCAAAAATTTGCAGTTGCAATAGCTGAAAATAAAGGCGAAGCAATTATTGGTTCCGACATTATATTTCTATCGGTTAAACCGCAAAACATGCCGCAAGTTTTTGAAGAAATTAAACATTTTGTGAAAAAAGGCGCAATAATAATTTCTATAGCCGCCGGAATTACCACAAAATTTATTGAAGATTCCATAGCCAAAGAAGTCGGCGTTATACGCGCAATGCCAAACACTCCCGCGCTTGTTTTAGAGGGCACTACGGCGCTTTGCAAAGGCAGATACGTTTCCGACGAGCAGCTTATTAAAGCCAAAACGCTTTTTGAAGCTATCGGCAAAGCGGAAATTTTGCCGGAAGATAAATTTGACGTTATCACTGCGTTGTCCGGCTCCGGCCCGGCTTATGTTTTTTATCTTTGCGAACTTATGCAGAAAGCCGCCGAGAAATTGGGTCTTGACGCCGCAACCGCAGAAAAATTTGCCGTGCAAACAATTTACGGAGCCGGCAAAATGTTAGACATAACAAAAACTCCCGCTGCAAAATTAAAAGAAATAGTAAAATCTCCAAACGGCACTACGGAAGCGGCGCTAAAGCATTTTGAAGCGCAAAAACTTGAAGAGATAGTTGAAAAAGCAATGTCCGAGGCCGTTAGAAGATCCAAAGAATTAAGCAGGTAG
- a CDS encoding DUF167 domain-containing protein, which produces MIIKVRVIPNSKRNEVVSRIGSILRVKISPPAVEGKANEELCEFLSDFFDVRRSNIFLRKGERGREKTIEITGRSEEELEEVLDTIP; this is translated from the coding sequence ATGATTATAAAAGTCAGAGTTATTCCAAACTCCAAAAGAAACGAAGTAGTAAGCAGAATCGGTTCAATATTAAGAGTAAAAATTTCACCTCCCGCGGTGGAAGGCAAGGCTAACGAAGAGCTTTGCGAGTTTCTTTCCGATTTTTTTGACGTAAGGCGTTCAAATATTTTCTTAAGAAAAGGCGAACGCGGACGCGAGAAAACAATTGAAATAACAGGGCGCAGCGAAGAAGAGCTTGAAGAAGTGTTAGACACAATACCGTAA
- the lspA gene encoding signal peptidase II, whose translation MKKPFIVCAVILALDQLMKFLVEKFIPLGSAVKVVGLFDFFNITHVTNTGVAFSFFQGKNFLFALIIAVFLICVLAWVIKNKEKITTLQKYAFCLIIAGGAGNLIDRIFRGAVVDFLDFGINSLRWPSFNVADSCVCVAAALVFVDMCKSFKKGNK comes from the coding sequence ATGAAAAAACCTTTTATTGTCTGCGCCGTTATTCTTGCGCTTGACCAGCTTATGAAGTTTTTGGTTGAAAAATTTATTCCGTTAGGTTCTGCGGTTAAAGTAGTCGGTTTGTTTGATTTTTTTAATATTACGCATGTTACAAATACCGGCGTTGCGTTCAGTTTTTTTCAGGGCAAAAATTTTCTGTTTGCGTTAATAATTGCCGTATTTTTAATTTGCGTTTTAGCTTGGGTTATTAAAAATAAAGAAAAAATTACAACTTTGCAAAAATACGCTTTTTGCTTAATTATTGCCGGCGGCGCGGGAAATTTAATAGACAGAATTTTCCGCGGCGCAGTGGTAGATTTTTTGGATTTTGGAATAAACTCTTTAAGATGGCCGTCGTTTAACGTGGCGGATTCTTGCGTGTGCGTTGCTGCCGCGCTTGTGTTTGTTGATATGTGTAAGTCTTTTAAAAAAGGGAATAAATAA
- the ileS gene encoding isoleucine--tRNA ligase encodes MSETEKKDFSQTVNLPKTDFQMKANLSQREPAFVENWQKEDIYSKICEKNKNNKKFIFHDGPPYANAHIHIGTGLNKVLKDFILKFRSMNGDYVPFTPGWDCHGLPIEQLALKELKTDKNKVDRMVFRKQAADFARKFVEIQKSEFKRLGVFADWNNPYLTLDPKYEASIIKVFGDLAKKGYIYRKKKPVYWCPTCETALADAEVDYADHASDSIIVKFKINSIPQTLKDKENLLSGFSVLIWTTTPWTLPANVALAFNGESDYIAAVYKLEDGREEKLIVAKALADSIKEKIKAVEYKTAAEAKGADFVNLEAQNPLVERTSRAILADFVSMEDGTGIVHIAPGHGQEDYQAGLDYGLEVLSPVNDRGLFTKEVPEFEHVHIFKANPLIIEKLEKEGKILAKLKLEHSYPHCWRCKKPIIFRATPQWFLSVEHNDLRDNLLKAIKTVNWIPKYGENRITSMIENRPDWCLSRQRLWGVPIPVFYCKDCGEALIDSEIIYHISKLFAQKGSDVWFELSEQELLAGAGAKCSSCGSQNFRKEEDILDVWFDSGVSQEAVLSSGNYKDLQFPADLYLEGSDQHRGWFQTSLIPSVAVKEKAPYKNVLTHGFVVDGEGKKMSKSLGNFISAEDMIKKYGADILRLWIASSDYREDIRISDEIIKGLSDSYRKIRNTVRFLLGNVGDFNVKTAPAYKDLQEIDKYALSRLQDLISQTAAAYESYEFHKAANAVNNFCTVFLSGFYLDALKDVLYCDKKDSAQRISAQSAMLEICSVIIRLAAPILSFTSEEAWKEISKIIKDAPNSVFLAEFPLVNEKYILPAEIILKWENILFVRQEISAANELLRKNKEIGSNLEAALKIKYGVKYANVFENKALLNLALGSWDISYEALKEQDLLEVKSSKSQYLKCARCWRHIENVKEDLCPRCAQVVK; translated from the coding sequence ATGTCAGAAACCGAGAAAAAAGATTTTTCACAAACCGTAAATCTTCCGAAAACAGATTTTCAAATGAAAGCCAATCTCTCTCAAAGGGAACCGGCTTTTGTTGAAAATTGGCAAAAGGAAGATATCTATTCTAAAATTTGCGAGAAAAATAAAAACAATAAAAAATTTATTTTTCACGACGGGCCTCCTTACGCCAACGCGCACATACATATAGGCACGGGTTTAAATAAAGTTTTAAAAGATTTTATTTTGAAGTTCCGCTCAATGAACGGCGACTACGTTCCGTTTACGCCCGGCTGGGATTGCCACGGGTTGCCCATAGAACAGCTTGCTTTAAAAGAACTTAAGACGGATAAAAATAAAGTTGACAGAATGGTTTTTAGAAAACAGGCGGCGGATTTTGCGAGAAAATTCGTTGAAATTCAAAAGAGCGAATTTAAACGTTTGGGCGTTTTTGCCGACTGGAATAATCCGTATTTAACGCTTGACCCTAAATACGAGGCGTCAATAATAAAAGTTTTCGGCGATCTTGCAAAAAAAGGTTATATATATCGCAAGAAAAAACCGGTTTACTGGTGCCCCACGTGCGAAACCGCTTTGGCTGACGCGGAAGTAGATTACGCAGACCACGCTTCCGATTCTATAATTGTAAAATTTAAAATAAATTCTATTCCTCAAACGCTTAAAGATAAAGAAAATCTTTTAAGCGGTTTTTCGGTTTTAATTTGGACAACCACTCCGTGGACGCTGCCCGCAAACGTGGCGCTTGCGTTTAACGGCGAGTCTGATTATATTGCCGCCGTTTATAAATTAGAAGACGGCAGAGAAGAAAAACTTATAGTTGCAAAAGCTCTTGCCGACAGCATTAAAGAAAAAATAAAAGCTGTTGAATATAAAACCGCAGCAGAGGCTAAAGGCGCGGATTTTGTAAATCTTGAAGCGCAAAACCCTTTGGTAGAAAGAACGTCGCGCGCTATACTTGCGGATTTTGTAAGCATGGAAGACGGCACGGGAATTGTTCACATAGCTCCCGGTCACGGACAGGAAGATTATCAGGCCGGTTTAGATTACGGTCTTGAAGTTTTGTCCCCCGTAAACGACAGAGGACTTTTCACAAAAGAAGTTCCGGAGTTTGAACACGTTCATATATTTAAAGCAAATCCTTTGATAATAGAAAAACTTGAAAAAGAAGGAAAAATTCTTGCGAAGTTAAAATTAGAACATTCTTATCCTCACTGTTGGAGATGTAAAAAACCCATAATATTCAGAGCTACGCCGCAGTGGTTTTTAAGCGTTGAACACAACGACTTAAGAGACAATCTTTTAAAAGCCATAAAAACTGTTAACTGGATACCAAAATACGGCGAGAACAGAATAACTTCAATGATAGAAAACCGCCCGGACTGGTGTTTAAGCCGCCAAAGACTTTGGGGCGTGCCTATACCCGTGTTTTATTGTAAAGATTGCGGCGAAGCTTTAATAGACTCTGAAATAATCTATCACATATCAAAACTGTTCGCGCAAAAAGGCTCGGACGTTTGGTTTGAATTAAGCGAGCAGGAATTGCTTGCCGGCGCCGGCGCAAAATGTTCGTCGTGCGGTTCTCAAAATTTCAGAAAAGAAGAAGATATTTTAGACGTTTGGTTTGATTCCGGAGTTTCGCAGGAAGCCGTTTTATCAAGCGGAAATTATAAAGACTTGCAGTTTCCGGCGGATTTGTATCTTGAAGGAAGCGACCAGCACAGAGGCTGGTTTCAAACTTCTTTGATACCGTCCGTAGCCGTAAAAGAAAAAGCGCCTTATAAAAATGTTTTAACTCACGGATTTGTTGTGGACGGCGAAGGCAAGAAAATGTCTAAATCTCTCGGCAATTTTATTTCCGCCGAAGATATGATAAAAAAATACGGCGCGGATATTTTGCGCTTGTGGATAGCGTCAAGCGATTACAGAGAAGATATAAGAATATCCGATGAAATAATAAAAGGCTTAAGCGACTCTTACAGAAAAATAAGAAACACCGTTCGTTTTCTTTTAGGCAACGTCGGAGATTTTAACGTTAAAACCGCTCCCGCTTACAAAGATTTGCAAGAAATAGATAAATACGCGCTAAGCCGTCTGCAAGATTTAATAAGCCAGACCGCGGCGGCTTATGAATCTTACGAGTTTCACAAAGCTGCAAATGCCGTAAATAATTTCTGCACGGTGTTTTTAAGCGGATTTTATCTTGACGCGTTAAAAGACGTTCTTTATTGCGATAAAAAAGACTCTGCGCAAAGAATAAGCGCGCAAAGCGCAATGCTTGAAATATGTTCCGTAATAATACGGCTTGCGGCGCCTATTCTTTCGTTTACGTCGGAAGAAGCGTGGAAAGAAATATCTAAAATAATCAAAGACGCGCCTAATTCCGTATTTTTAGCGGAGTTTCCTCTTGTAAACGAAAAATATATTTTGCCTGCGGAAATTATTTTAAAGTGGGAAAATATTCTTTTTGTCCGTCAGGAAATTTCTGCGGCTAACGAGCTTTTGAGAAAAAATAAAGAGATAGGTTCAAACCTTGAAGCCGCTCTTAAAATTAAATACGGCGTAAAATACGCAAACGTTTTTGAAAACAAAGCGTTGCTAAATCTTGCGCTTGGCAGCTGGGATATTTCTTACGAAGCGCTAAAAGAACAAGATTTGCTTGAGGTGAAGTCCTCAAAATCACAATACTTAAAATGCGCAAGATGCTGGCGCCATATAGAAAACGTTAAAGAAGATTTATGCCCCAGATGCGCTCAGGTAGTAAAATGA